From Myxococcales bacterium, a single genomic window includes:
- a CDS encoding SDR family oxidoreductase — protein sequence MSSLDLKGRTAVITGTSRGIGAGLAEHFAGHGMRLGLCSRSAPAMPSSEDVIARSLDVRDEAGMQGFADEVAERFGAIDLWINNAGVLSPIASLRDVSVADFREHIDINLTGVFLGSRIYVQHVRSRSESGVLLNLSSGAAWGGYAGWSAYCASKAGVALLTQCIALEEAGSGLRAHAIAPGVVDTEMHTLIRATSAEDFPSLDRFLEMKRDDTFNSIEFVAEFMLALAFDPAQRSDEVDIRVPDEKGD from the coding sequence TTGAGTTCTCTCGATCTGAAGGGCCGAACCGCGGTCATTACGGGCACGAGCCGCGGGATCGGGGCGGGTCTGGCCGAGCACTTTGCGGGTCACGGCATGCGCCTGGGTCTGTGTTCGCGCAGCGCGCCCGCGATGCCCTCGAGTGAAGACGTGATCGCCCGCTCGTTGGATGTCCGCGACGAAGCAGGCATGCAGGGCTTCGCCGACGAGGTAGCGGAGCGCTTTGGCGCGATCGATCTGTGGATCAACAACGCCGGTGTCTTGTCTCCGATCGCATCCTTGCGCGACGTATCGGTCGCGGATTTCCGCGAACACATCGACATCAATCTCACGGGTGTGTTTCTGGGCAGCCGGATCTACGTACAACATGTGCGTTCGCGTTCGGAAAGTGGTGTGTTGCTCAATCTCTCCTCGGGGGCTGCCTGGGGGGGCTATGCGGGTTGGTCGGCCTATTGCGCGAGCAAAGCCGGCGTGGCGCTCCTGACCCAGTGCATTGCCCTCGAAGAGGCGGGCAGCGGGTTGCGCGCGCACGCGATCGCGCCCGGCGTAGTCGATACCGAGATGCATACGCTGATTCGCGCTACCTCCGCCGAAGACTTTCCTTCCCTCGATCGCTTTCTCGAAATGAAGCGCGACGACACGTTCAACTCGATCGAGTTCGTCGCGGAGTTCATGCTCGCCCTCGCATTCGATCCAGCCCAACGCAGCGACGAAGTCGATATTCGCGTGCCCGACGAGAAGGGCGACTGA
- a CDS encoding TIGR01777 family protein, with protein sequence MRIFVTGATGLVGSGLCAALLRRGDEVTALSRKPPPAAKDSPRWIVGDPALPGPWQKEIDGAFAIVHLAGESIASGRWTRARKARLLASRVDSTRLIGQTLSTCANPPKVWVNASATGYYGMRGEEQLAEDAAPGDDFLARLCCEWEAAALACASETLRVVCMRFGVVLSARGGALAKMLPPFRLGLGGPVGPRERWFPWIHESDALGLLMHAVHPRREADHAGYKERALSGPVNAVAPGTVRMGEFASALGSALGRPARIPVPLALLRLPLGEFAELISPGQRVQCERALASGYRFAHPAIDAALRACLV encoded by the coding sequence GTGCGGATCTTCGTCACCGGCGCAACGGGTCTCGTCGGTAGCGGCCTCTGCGCTGCGCTGCTGCGTCGGGGCGACGAAGTCACCGCGCTCAGTCGCAAGCCACCGCCCGCCGCGAAAGATTCGCCCCGCTGGATCGTTGGCGACCCTGCACTCCCGGGCCCATGGCAAAAAGAGATCGACGGAGCGTTCGCGATCGTCCATCTGGCGGGGGAATCGATTGCCAGCGGTCGCTGGACTCGGGCGCGCAAGGCCCGACTCCTCGCGAGCCGGGTCGACAGCACGCGGTTGATCGGGCAGACCCTCTCGACCTGCGCGAACCCGCCCAAGGTCTGGGTCAACGCATCGGCGACGGGCTACTACGGAATGCGAGGTGAGGAGCAACTCGCCGAGGATGCAGCCCCGGGAGACGATTTTCTCGCGCGACTGTGTTGCGAATGGGAAGCTGCGGCACTTGCATGCGCGAGCGAGACCCTGCGCGTCGTCTGTATGCGCTTTGGCGTCGTCCTGAGCGCCCGGGGCGGTGCGCTCGCAAAGATGCTACCGCCATTTCGTCTGGGTCTGGGCGGCCCAGTGGGACCTAGAGAGCGCTGGTTCCCGTGGATTCACGAGAGCGATGCTCTCGGATTGCTAATGCATGCAGTTCATCCCCGGCGCGAAGCCGATCACGCCGGCTACAAGGAGCGTGCCCTCAGTGGCCCCGTCAATGCGGTTGCACCGGGCACGGTTCGTATGGGTGAATTTGCTTCCGCCCTGGGCTCGGCCCTGGGGCGTCCCGCGCGGATTCCTGTCCCGTTGGCTCTGTTGCGGCTCCCACTGGGAGAATTCGCTGAGTTGATCTCGCCGGGACAGAGGGTGCAGTGTGAGCGAGCACTCGCGTCGGGCTACCGGTTTGCACATCCTGCGATTGATGCCGCACTGCGTGCGTGTCTGGTGTGA
- a CDS encoding response regulator, with the protein MASKRTLIVDDSLSTRMMTASMLAKLCPDWAVVQAKDGADALEKCQDDEFDYCLVDVNMPGIDGFELAGKLREKYPAAHICMLTANIQSKIQERAAAAGFQFLAKPVTPDKLETFVSACKDHDA; encoded by the coding sequence ATGGCTTCAAAACGAACGTTAATCGTCGACGACAGCCTGTCTACGCGCATGATGACTGCATCCATGCTCGCAAAGTTGTGCCCAGATTGGGCTGTCGTGCAGGCCAAAGACGGTGCCGACGCATTGGAAAAGTGTCAGGACGACGAGTTCGATTATTGTCTGGTCGACGTCAACATGCCGGGAATCGATGGCTTCGAACTCGCCGGCAAACTCAGAGAAAAGTACCCCGCCGCACACATCTGCATGCTCACGGCAAACATTCAGAGCAAGATCCAGGAGCGGGCTGCGGCCGCGGGTTTTCAGTTTCTTGCAAAGCCGGTGACTCCCGACAAGCTCGAGACTTTTGTATCGGCCTGCAAAGACCACGACGCCTAG
- a CDS encoding chemotaxis protein CheC — translation MELTALQLDVLGELANMGLGTAAASLSEMVNDEVVLAVPKVEFIARADVMNRLGLAPDKMLKGVEQVFSGTLRGHALLLFPDGHSLSLVRMLLANTGMSDSEYLNELEEEALIEVGNIILNATLSVFADTLEIELNTGLPNRVEGRGAGVIDAIFDLEPDSTGSEMLLIGIEFSVHEKPVRGFVALLLEVGSLLKLTESLDHYIEDKLGIAP, via the coding sequence ATGGAACTGACCGCACTCCAGCTCGATGTATTGGGCGAACTCGCCAACATGGGCCTCGGCACCGCCGCCGCTAGCCTGAGCGAGATGGTGAACGACGAAGTCGTCCTCGCGGTACCCAAAGTCGAATTCATCGCTCGCGCTGACGTCATGAACCGCTTGGGGCTCGCTCCCGACAAAATGCTAAAAGGTGTCGAACAGGTATTCTCGGGCACCTTGCGTGGTCATGCCCTGCTCCTGTTTCCAGATGGACACAGTCTGAGCCTGGTTCGCATGCTCCTTGCGAATACTGGAATGTCAGATTCAGAGTATCTCAATGAGCTCGAAGAAGAGGCCCTGATAGAAGTCGGTAACATCATTCTCAACGCGACGTTGAGCGTATTTGCCGACACCCTCGAGATTGAACTCAACACTGGATTGCCGAACCGAGTGGAAGGCCGTGGCGCGGGGGTCATTGATGCGATCTTCGATCTCGAACCGGATTCCACCGGTAGCGAAATGTTGCTGATCGGCATTGAATTCAGTGTTCACGAGAAACCGGTCCGTGGCTTTGTCGCGTTGCTCCTCGAAGTAGGCTCCTTACTCAAATTGACGGAAAGCCTCGATCACTACATTGAAGACAAGTTGGGCATCGCCCCCTAG
- a CDS encoding PAS domain S-box protein — MSSEQSETSASLLAYAIDAAEIGVIIVDAAGEIVVFNDWVSRTSGISVERALGEQIEAVFPEIAGSRICAGIDSALTRGLSVVLSPYFARTSFPLHAAGVSFTRDTRLEMQQKVSIKPIVAEGKVVQCIIQIQDMSDAMHRESLLRDQAVNNKRMMSEHRINEERLRAILDGAFDGIITLDKDHCIESFNPAAGQIFGYRADEIVGCEIDLIIPGILELDDHRESEILERLRVGEGIILQTTGLDRSQREFVAEVALKSMQAGDELKIVAMVRDISERKAIEQDLRDFVYVVSHDLQSPLHTVLSFAKRLRKQTSGRLDEKGEKSIGYVIGGAERMVRLIRDLGEYSRIETRGQVLESLRLGDQIDSALENLRIGIEECGAEISVGDMPVVLGDSTQLIQLFQNLIGNALKFCTESPPQVNLAAKPMGEFWEITVEDNGIGIREEFQERIFHVFQRLHTQDEYPGTGIGLALCKKIVDRHGGRIWLESETDRGTTFLLTLQSAELEKDAND; from the coding sequence ATGAGCTCTGAGCAATCAGAGACTTCAGCATCCCTTCTCGCCTATGCGATCGACGCCGCGGAAATCGGCGTGATCATTGTCGATGCCGCAGGTGAGATCGTCGTCTTCAACGACTGGGTCTCTCGGACTTCCGGCATTTCGGTTGAGCGGGCGCTGGGGGAGCAGATCGAAGCAGTCTTCCCGGAAATTGCGGGATCTCGCATTTGTGCCGGGATCGACTCCGCCCTCACTCGCGGGCTCTCGGTCGTGTTGTCGCCCTACTTCGCGAGGACGAGCTTTCCGCTGCACGCAGCCGGAGTCTCGTTCACTCGCGACACCCGGCTCGAGATGCAGCAGAAGGTATCGATCAAGCCGATCGTGGCCGAGGGCAAGGTCGTGCAATGCATCATCCAGATTCAGGATATGAGCGATGCCATGCATCGCGAATCTCTTTTGCGGGATCAGGCCGTAAACAACAAACGCATGATGTCGGAGCACCGGATCAATGAGGAGCGCCTCCGCGCGATTCTCGATGGGGCCTTTGACGGCATCATTACACTCGACAAAGACCACTGCATCGAGAGCTTCAACCCCGCGGCCGGCCAAATCTTTGGCTACCGCGCCGACGAGATTGTGGGTTGCGAGATCGACCTGATCATTCCCGGGATCCTCGAACTGGACGATCATCGAGAGTCAGAAATCCTGGAGCGCCTGAGAGTCGGGGAAGGAATCATTCTGCAGACCACGGGTCTGGATCGCAGCCAGCGGGAGTTCGTCGCCGAGGTCGCTCTCAAATCCATGCAGGCGGGAGACGAACTGAAGATTGTTGCGATGGTGCGGGACATCAGCGAACGAAAGGCGATCGAGCAGGACCTAAGGGACTTTGTCTACGTGGTGTCCCACGATCTCCAGTCTCCCCTCCACACCGTACTGAGCTTTGCCAAGCGGTTGCGGAAGCAAACCAGCGGCAGGCTCGATGAGAAGGGCGAGAAGTCCATCGGCTACGTGATCGGCGGTGCGGAGAGGATGGTCCGCCTGATTCGTGACCTGGGCGAGTATTCGAGAATTGAAACCCGCGGGCAGGTCCTCGAATCCTTGCGTCTGGGCGATCAGATCGACTCTGCACTCGAAAATCTTCGGATCGGGATCGAAGAGTGCGGAGCGGAGATCAGCGTCGGGGACATGCCAGTCGTTCTGGGAGATTCGACGCAACTCATTCAACTCTTCCAGAACTTGATCGGCAATGCACTGAAGTTCTGCACTGAATCACCGCCCCAGGTGAACCTGGCAGCGAAACCCATGGGTGAATTCTGGGAGATCACGGTCGAGGACAACGGCATCGGGATTCGGGAAGAGTTTCAGGAACGAATCTTTCATGTGTTTCAGCGGCTTCACACCCAGGACGAATATCCGGGTACGGGGATCGGGCTGGCGTTGTGCAAAAAGATCGTCGACCGGCACGGCGGCCGCATCTGGCTCGAGTCGGAGACCGACCGGGGCACGACGTTCCTTCTCACGCTTCAGAGTGCTGAGCTGGAAAAGGACGCAAACGACTAG
- a CDS encoding adenosylhomocysteinase, which yields MANHQDDIPFKVADLSLAELGRKEMRLAEIEMPGLMSLRDRFKGKKPFDGVKIMGSLHMTVQTAVLIETLVELGAHVRWVSCNIFSTQDSAAAAIAVGPNGTPDDPQGIAVFAWKGESLEEYWWCTDVALRYPDGSGPDMIVDDGGDATLLIHKGLEFEKAEKVPDFNPDTDTEEWGVILDLLRLNQDRDKQRWAGVAAGCYGVSEETTTGVERLYQMERRGELLFPAINVNDSVTKSKFDNIYGCRHSLPDGLMRASDVMLGGKVAMVLGYGQVGRGCAQALVGQGCRVIITEIDPICALQAAMEGFQVTTLEDVLGIVDIFVTTTGNYNLITADHMSKMKDKAIVGNIGHFDNEIDMAGLKKTPGIKHINIKPQYDEWIFPDGHSVLILAEGRLLNLGCATGHPSFVMSASFTNQVLAQLELHEKKGQLENTVMVLPKKLDEEVARLHLDKLGVKLTQLTSEQAEYIGVDVEGPYKPEHYRY from the coding sequence ATGGCCAACCACCAGGACGACATCCCATTCAAGGTCGCGGACCTCAGCCTCGCCGAGTTGGGCCGCAAGGAAATGAGGCTTGCCGAGATCGAGATGCCCGGACTGATGTCCTTGCGCGATCGCTTCAAGGGAAAGAAGCCCTTTGACGGTGTGAAGATCATGGGCAGCCTGCACATGACGGTGCAGACAGCCGTCTTGATTGAAACCCTCGTCGAACTCGGCGCCCACGTGCGCTGGGTTTCGTGCAACATCTTCTCCACCCAGGACAGCGCGGCGGCCGCCATCGCGGTTGGACCGAACGGCACCCCCGACGATCCTCAGGGCATCGCGGTGTTCGCCTGGAAGGGTGAAAGCCTCGAAGAGTATTGGTGGTGCACCGATGTAGCCCTTCGCTACCCGGACGGCTCGGGTCCGGACATGATCGTAGACGACGGTGGCGACGCAACGTTGTTGATCCACAAGGGTCTCGAGTTCGAGAAGGCCGAAAAGGTGCCCGACTTCAATCCCGACACGGACACAGAAGAGTGGGGCGTCATCCTCGACCTGCTGCGACTGAATCAAGATCGTGACAAGCAGCGCTGGGCCGGGGTTGCCGCTGGCTGCTACGGCGTCTCTGAAGAGACGACGACGGGCGTCGAGCGCTTGTACCAGATGGAACGCAGGGGCGAACTCTTGTTTCCTGCGATCAACGTCAACGACTCCGTTACCAAGAGCAAGTTCGACAACATCTACGGTTGCCGACATTCACTCCCGGACGGCCTGATGCGCGCAAGCGATGTCATGCTCGGCGGGAAGGTCGCCATGGTGCTCGGTTACGGCCAGGTGGGCCGCGGTTGTGCCCAGGCGCTGGTGGGACAAGGTTGCCGGGTCATCATCACCGAGATCGACCCGATCTGTGCGCTGCAAGCCGCGATGGAAGGGTTCCAGGTCACCACTCTCGAAGATGTCCTCGGCATTGTCGACATCTTCGTAACCACCACTGGCAACTACAACCTCATTACCGCCGATCACATGTCCAAGATGAAAGACAAGGCGATCGTCGGGAACATCGGTCACTTCGACAATGAAATCGACATGGCCGGTCTCAAGAAAACCCCGGGTATCAAACACATCAACATCAAGCCTCAATACGACGAATGGATTTTCCCCGACGGACACAGTGTGTTGATCCTGGCCGAGGGCCGGCTCCTCAACTTGGGTTGCGCCACGGGGCATCCGAGCTTCGTCATGAGCGCTTCGTTCACCAACCAGGTGCTCGCACAGCTCGAACTTCACGAGAAGAAGGGCCAGCTCGAAAACACGGTGATGGTCCTGCCCAAGAAGCTCGACGAAGAAGTCGCGCGACTGCATCTCGACAAACTGGGGGTGAAGCTCACGCAGCTCACTTCCGAACAAGCCGAGTACATCGGTGTCGATGTCGAGGGTCCGTACAAGCCCGAGCACTATCGTTATTAA
- the rmuC gene encoding DNA recombination protein RmuC yields MEMLTVVLIALVLIGVVAVAAGLYRQQSAIALQGQVATLDARLAAKSDEILRLEKDLGILREDQSGLRKEKDKAETDLATAAQALKHAKEDAEKQAEILTTQFRALSAEMLEKHGNTLKSQNKEQIEGLLKPLREKIVDFERGLTDRHTQASAQNAALKEQLSQLGKLNKTMVDEASNLTRALKGESQTQGAWGEMILETILQKTGLREGIEYDSQASSTDAEGRRLRPDIVVNLPDGERIIVDSKVSLTAFEKFVNAEDEKEKQQALAAHVTSLRAHIDELAKKDYTGAVGSRLDYVIMFVPIEGALAVALNADAELTGKAIERNVAIATPTTLMTMLKTVSAMWGIERQHQNAEEIAKRAGLLYDKFAGFVESLEGVGNRIKQAQAEYETAHSRLYSGTGNLIRQVETIKELGAKTRKALPAELVAKAGPVESVGTVTTELAEGTEKE; encoded by the coding sequence ATGGAAATGCTCACCGTCGTCTTGATCGCGCTGGTCCTGATTGGGGTCGTGGCCGTTGCCGCAGGCCTCTACCGCCAGCAGTCGGCGATCGCTCTACAGGGCCAGGTTGCCACCCTCGACGCCAGGCTGGCGGCGAAGTCGGACGAGATCCTACGGCTGGAGAAGGATCTCGGGATTCTCCGCGAGGATCAGAGCGGGCTGCGCAAGGAAAAAGACAAAGCCGAAACGGACCTCGCCACCGCCGCTCAGGCCCTGAAGCACGCCAAGGAAGACGCCGAAAAGCAGGCCGAGATCCTCACGACCCAGTTCCGGGCGCTGTCCGCCGAGATGCTCGAGAAGCACGGCAACACCCTCAAGTCCCAGAACAAAGAGCAGATCGAAGGCCTGTTGAAGCCGCTTCGGGAGAAGATCGTCGACTTCGAGCGCGGGCTGACCGATCGCCACACCCAGGCTTCCGCGCAGAACGCAGCCCTCAAAGAGCAGCTCTCGCAGCTAGGCAAGCTCAACAAGACAATGGTGGACGAAGCCAGTAATTTGACCCGGGCGCTCAAGGGCGAGTCCCAGACGCAAGGCGCCTGGGGTGAGATGATTCTCGAGACGATCCTCCAAAAAACAGGCCTGCGAGAAGGCATCGAGTACGACAGCCAGGCGAGTTCGACGGACGCCGAGGGTCGCCGACTCCGGCCCGATATCGTCGTCAACCTGCCGGATGGCGAGCGGATTATTGTCGACTCCAAGGTGTCCCTCACGGCGTTCGAGAAGTTCGTAAATGCCGAGGACGAAAAGGAAAAACAGCAAGCGCTGGCAGCGCACGTAACCTCCCTGCGCGCACACATCGATGAACTCGCAAAAAAGGACTACACCGGGGCAGTCGGGAGCAGACTGGACTACGTGATCATGTTTGTTCCAATCGAGGGCGCGCTGGCCGTGGCGTTGAATGCTGACGCGGAACTCACAGGGAAGGCGATCGAGCGAAACGTGGCGATTGCGACTCCTACTACGCTGATGACGATGCTCAAAACTGTTTCTGCGATGTGGGGGATCGAGCGACAGCATCAGAACGCGGAGGAAATTGCCAAGCGAGCCGGACTTCTATACGACAAGTTCGCAGGATTCGTCGAGTCTCTAGAGGGTGTTGGGAATCGAATCAAGCAGGCACAGGCAGAATATGAAACAGCCCATTCGCGGCTCTATTCGGGAACTGGAAACCTGATTCGGCAGGTCGAGACGATCAAGGAGCTTGGGGCGAAAACGAGGAAGGCGCTGCCAGCTGAGCTCGTGGCGAAAGCGGGACCCGTTGAATCTGTGGGTACGGTAACTACCGAACTCGCTGAGGGGACCGAGAAAGAATGA
- a CDS encoding HDOD domain-containing protein, which translates to MVEKTIDRSNSMEYSDPRDSQVDRLVYEIRRLIHAGGPSVSFLEEVVNALRADELRLPILPDSVSRVMQLVDQAEVDMGELSRVVELDPALAVKTVGVANSAYYRGVDPVVSVAGALMRMGLQHAHNVVVAVALRSSLFNVQGYENEAHAVWIHSLHTALATRAVLSEVPPWQEVCFLLGLSHDIGRFAMLSFAAELRGRDRKKMRPCPAVVEEVSDLIHAQLGALAVDSWSFKEEFSLVIENHHKPGAIVDHRAVLANGLAAGEALAHSIEDGSSGEEGVMDEALIELLNSVGIDEAQGPDLVATVHEGFEAFAKLV; encoded by the coding sequence GTGGTCGAAAAGACGATCGATCGATCCAATAGTATGGAGTACAGCGATCCCAGGGATTCGCAGGTCGACCGGCTGGTCTACGAGATCCGGCGACTGATCCATGCCGGCGGTCCATCGGTGTCTTTTCTCGAAGAGGTCGTCAACGCGCTGCGCGCCGACGAGCTGCGCCTTCCGATTCTCCCGGATTCCGTGAGCCGAGTGATGCAGTTGGTCGATCAGGCCGAGGTCGACATGGGAGAGCTCTCCCGGGTCGTCGAACTCGACCCCGCACTGGCGGTCAAGACCGTGGGCGTCGCGAACAGCGCCTACTATCGAGGTGTCGATCCGGTCGTTTCCGTCGCGGGCGCGTTGATGCGGATGGGACTACAACACGCGCACAACGTCGTTGTCGCAGTGGCACTGCGATCGAGCTTGTTCAACGTACAGGGCTACGAAAACGAGGCGCATGCCGTTTGGATTCATTCGCTCCACACGGCACTCGCGACCCGGGCGGTGCTCAGCGAAGTCCCGCCCTGGCAAGAAGTTTGTTTTCTCCTGGGCCTGTCCCACGACATCGGGCGATTCGCGATGTTGAGTTTTGCGGCGGAATTGCGGGGCCGGGATCGAAAGAAAATGAGACCGTGCCCTGCCGTCGTCGAAGAAGTTTCCGACCTCATCCACGCTCAACTTGGCGCCCTGGCGGTCGACTCCTGGAGCTTTAAAGAAGAGTTCAGCCTGGTGATCGAGAACCATCACAAGCCGGGTGCGATCGTGGATCACCGGGCGGTTCTCGCCAATGGACTCGCGGCGGGGGAGGCCCTCGCTCACAGCATCGAAGATGGAAGCTCGGGCGAGGAGGGAGTCATGGACGAAGCCCTGATCGAACTCCTGAACAGCGTCGGAATCGATGAAGCACAAGGTCCGGATCTGGTTGCCACGGTGCACGAAGGCTTCGAGGCGTTCGCGAAATTGGTGTAG
- a CDS encoding dihydrofolate reductase, with amino-acid sequence MKLSIFVALSENSVIGREGGLPWRLPDELQYLKRITMGHTLLMGRKTYASIGKPLPGRTSIVVSRNPDYQPHPDVIVVGSLEGGIAAAAKRGETELFAFGGESIYAEALPKADRLYLTRVHVELAGDAYFPAFNPNDWKQVGEEPHPADARHAHAFTHQIFDRVR; translated from the coding sequence GTGAAGCTATCGATCTTTGTCGCACTGTCTGAGAACAGCGTGATTGGCCGCGAGGGGGGACTTCCCTGGCGACTGCCCGACGAACTTCAATATCTCAAGCGAATCACCATGGGGCATACACTGTTGATGGGTCGCAAGACCTATGCATCGATCGGCAAGCCCTTGCCGGGACGCACCTCGATCGTCGTGAGCCGCAACCCCGACTACCAGCCCCATCCGGACGTCATCGTGGTCGGAAGCCTCGAAGGCGGAATTGCTGCCGCAGCGAAGCGTGGAGAAACGGAACTCTTCGCGTTTGGCGGTGAGTCGATCTACGCGGAGGCGCTGCCAAAGGCCGACCGCCTCTACCTGACTCGCGTCCACGTCGAACTCGCGGGCGATGCCTACTTCCCCGCTTTCAACCCAAATGACTGGAAGCAGGTTGGCGAGGAGCCGCACCCCGCAGACGCACGCCACGCCCACGCGTTTACCCACCAGATCTTCGACCGCGTTCGCTGA
- a CDS encoding thymidylate synthase, giving the protein MQNYLDLQRSILEHGTPKTDRTGTGTISLFGAQLRFNLAHGFPLLTTKRVHLKSVIHELLWFISGDTNVRYLQENGVSIWDEWADEDGELGPVYGSQWRSWPATAGGSPEDRGATRTIDQLAAVIDQIRDTPHSRRLIVSAWNVGEIPRMKLPPCHLLFQFGVAEERLSCSMYMRSCDAFLGLPFNIASYALLTQMVAQSVGLGLGDLIISLGDTHIYRNHLEQTQRQLARTPRELPQMHLNPSVKSVFDFRYEDFKLENYDPHPGIKAPISV; this is encoded by the coding sequence ATGCAGAACTATCTCGACCTACAGCGATCCATCCTGGAGCACGGAACGCCAAAAACCGACCGCACGGGAACGGGCACGATTAGCCTGTTCGGCGCCCAATTGCGTTTCAATCTCGCCCACGGCTTCCCGTTGCTCACCACCAAAAGGGTTCACCTCAAATCCGTCATTCACGAGCTGCTCTGGTTCATCTCCGGGGACACCAACGTTCGGTATCTACAAGAAAACGGAGTTTCAATCTGGGATGAATGGGCCGACGAGGACGGCGAACTCGGCCCGGTCTACGGGTCTCAGTGGCGAAGCTGGCCCGCGACCGCAGGCGGCAGTCCCGAAGATCGCGGAGCAACACGCACGATCGATCAACTCGCGGCCGTCATCGATCAGATTCGCGACACACCCCATTCCAGGCGCCTGATCGTCTCGGCGTGGAACGTCGGGGAGATTCCGCGTATGAAGCTTCCTCCCTGTCATCTGTTGTTTCAGTTTGGGGTCGCCGAAGAGCGACTGAGTTGCAGCATGTACATGCGAAGCTGCGACGCTTTTCTGGGGCTTCCGTTCAATATCGCGTCCTACGCGCTGCTGACCCAGATGGTCGCCCAGAGCGTTGGACTCGGCCTGGGGGATTTGATCATTTCCCTCGGCGACACGCACATCTACCGCAATCATCTCGAGCAGACGCAAAGACAACTGGCACGAACGCCCAGGGAACTGCCGCAGATGCACCTCAATCCCTCGGTGAAGTCGGTATTCGATTTTCGTTACGAAGACTTCAAGCTGGAAAACTACGATCCCCATCCGGGCATCAAGGCACCGATCTCCGTCTGA
- a CDS encoding TraB/GumN family protein: MEHRSSEDVEVIELDGREFILVGTAHISQESVDLVRAVIEAEQPDCVCIELDAQRYAALSQQKRFEDLDLREVIRKQQLAPLLMNLLLSSYQKRLGGKLGVTPGSELLEAAKAAEEYGIPISLCDRDIRITLRRAWAALSLWKKAMLISTFTVSAFENPEISEEELNRIKQKDVLSELMHELGETMPALKEALIDERDLFLAQKIRESKGDKLVAVVGAGHIQGMRKAILSGVDQDLEKISIIPKTSSAWKWVGWAIPALIVGALGYIGLTQGAQAASDNALFWFLVNAVPCAIGGALALAHPITILAGFLAAPFTSLTPVIGAGYVTAFVQTWMQPPRVHEFNSVGDDIATLSGWWRSRLLRVFLTFIFTTLGSLIGTYVGGSVIVTRMFQ, translated from the coding sequence ATGGAACACCGGTCCTCAGAGGACGTCGAGGTCATCGAACTCGACGGACGAGAGTTCATCCTGGTGGGCACGGCCCATATCTCCCAAGAATCCGTCGATCTGGTGCGTGCGGTCATCGAGGCCGAACAGCCGGATTGCGTTTGCATCGAACTCGACGCCCAGCGCTACGCGGCCCTCTCCCAACAAAAGCGCTTTGAAGACCTCGATTTGCGTGAAGTCATCCGCAAGCAACAACTCGCCCCCCTGCTGATGAACCTGTTGCTGAGTTCCTATCAGAAGCGTCTCGGCGGCAAGCTCGGGGTAACCCCGGGCAGTGAGTTGCTCGAAGCCGCCAAGGCGGCCGAAGAATACGGAATTCCGATCTCGCTCTGTGATCGGGACATCCGCATCACCCTGCGCCGGGCCTGGGCGGCCCTGTCGTTGTGGAAGAAGGCGATGCTGATCTCCACTTTCACGGTGAGTGCCTTCGAAAACCCCGAAATCAGCGAAGAAGAACTCAACCGCATCAAGCAGAAGGACGTGCTCAGCGAACTCATGCATGAGCTGGGTGAAACGATGCCGGCGCTCAAAGAGGCGCTGATCGACGAGCGGGACCTTTTCCTGGCCCAGAAAATTCGAGAGTCCAAGGGCGACAAGCTGGTTGCCGTCGTCGGGGCAGGCCACATACAGGGCATGAGGAAAGCGATCCTCTCAGGGGTAGACCAGGACCTTGAAAAGATCTCGATCATTCCCAAGACTTCATCGGCCTGGAAGTGGGTTGGCTGGGCGATCCCCGCCTTGATCGTCGGCGCACTCGGCTATATCGGGTTGACTCAGGGCGCACAAGCGGCGAGCGACAACGCACTCTTCTGGTTTCTCGTCAACGCGGTTCCCTGTGCGATTGGCGGTGCGCTCGCCCTGGCACACCCGATTACGATCCTTGCCGGCTTCCTCGCTGCCCCTTTCACGAGTCTCACTCCAGTGATCGGAGCGGGCTACGTCACGGCGTTCGTACAGACCTGGATGCAGCCTCCCCGGGTCCACGAGTTCAACTCCGTTGGCGATGACATCGCGACACTGAGCGGCTGGTGGCGAAGCCGGCTGCTGAGGGTCTTTTTGACGTTCATTTTCACGACCCTGGGCAGCCTGATCGGAACCTATGTCGGGGGAAGCGTCATCGTCACCAGAATGTTTCAGTAG